In the Uranotaenia lowii strain MFRU-FL chromosome 1, ASM2978415v1, whole genome shotgun sequence genome, gaccggatGACCTCCACGgacacgagacgtggatattgctcgaggaggacttGCGCTCACTCGGATTATTCGAGCGACAAGTATTAAGAACCATCTTCGTCGACGTGCAGGAGAAcgaagtgtggaggcgaaggatgaatcaCGAGCTCGTGCAACTCTACGCCGAACTCAGTATCCAGAAGGAAAGTAAAAGTTGGAGAACGGTTTCCGTCGACCGAGTGTATTTTAGGAGTTATGTTTGTCAAGTTATGTCgcgagacggaatactatggaAAGGGAACAttcataaatgacgtagcatttgagggggagggggggagtttgactttgtgtgacgatgtatgacgagagggggggggggggggggtaggggttcaagtaaagctacgtagctttaattaaatatcgaaaaaaaaaatcaaaattgagcaaaattatgcctaattcaatccagtctgaacatgtagcttttgactcctactgcccgactgttttcaagcgtatcaaggagcgtacatgcaagaaatgcaatttatattttgcttctaatgttctccaaaaggagcatagcaaaatGTACAAGGCCCCAGCCTCGGATAGAAAGATCCGTCCAAAGCAAATTGTAGGAAAAAGAGGACACGAAGTGCTGGCCATCGCtccggaggacgatagagagtgagtggaggcagctgacatcgcagatgcaattattccagccgaacagacgatgaaggaaagctgcccaacgatttcattAGAATCCcgaatggagataatttggaccgacgcaactgattgaacacttactagctatcctgtttgttgaaaggtagcttgatttttttctgactgattgatatgcttCTTTAAacttctttccttttttttgtttttttttattattattcatgcaaaatgctgataataaaagtaaaaattaaaaatcgattttttaaaataggggaggggggggggggtttattaaagctacgttattatctaggggggtctatgactttgtgacgaaatgctacgaggggggaggggggcgtataaaaaccttaaaaaaaggctacgtcatttatggatgttcccaaATAAATATAACCATTTTCATTCGTAgcataaattatttattaacattctacattttttcaattaggtATAACTAAATTCTTTGTTTAATACAAATTGTCAATTTAAGGAACATGTAATTCGGACAAGGGAATCATAGTTATTTTCTTAACTTAACTAAAAAAGCCAAGACGTTTTTGACATAGTTTTCTCGATATCCGGTTCCGCGTTTTCAAACTGCTGCCCCGGAACGAAAATCCTGATCAAAGTCTCTCACCATCTTCTTGATGTGTGACAACTTTTGATGCAAATACTGGAGCTGCAATTTAGTTTTCTGGAACTTCTCACACTCGATATTTTCCTTGTATTGGTTCAGAATTTGCTGTTTTATTTCGTTGCGGCGCTTTGGATTGTTCTTTTGTTGCTCCATCTCTTGTTCTAGTTGATCAAATTTGTGGGTCACTGCGTTAACGATCCCCAGTAACGTGTTGTATTCTTTGATCTGTTTTTCGAATGCTTCCTTATATCGACGCCGCTCAACTAGAGTAGTTACCTTGGTAAACTGTTTTGTGTAATCTGTCGTTGAACTATCCGGTTTTGCTGCTTTCTTCGATTCGTTGCTAGCCGATGGAGTACTCTTCCTTTTGTCGTTGGGTTGCTTTTTAGTGGTTGCTGTGATGTTTGTGTTGCTCTTTGCTTTATTGATTACAATCGGCTcacttttcctatttttttggATCATCAGCGGTTTTTTGAAATCAGCCGAATTGTCACTACTGTCTTCCGATTTCGGAATGCTAGAACTGCCGCTGGATTCTTTTTTGGCGTCTGAACAATTAGGTTTCTTGTAGTGGCTGACGCGAGCCCTTTTCGCGTTTGGCAAAACGTAGTCACTGTTTTCGGCTTCAGCAGGTTTTTTGCAACCGATCATCAGGGCTTTATCATCACCGGTTTTTTTAGTTGGACTTTTATCGGAAGATGAACCACTGTCGGAGCTGCTAGCTGGAGGTGCCATAGTTTGCGGTTTTCGCGCCTTTACCAGTTGTCGATCCTGTTCAGAGTAGAATGGCCAATCCTCACGGACATCGTTCCAGGCGTTTCGGTTCAAATGATATGCGTTGTCACGTAGGCTGGCGATGGACATAACAACCTGCAGGAGACAATCCAATTCTTGTTTCCGGGCACCATCTTGCCGAATTTTAAAAACCAGTTCCGGTTTTTTGAAAGGTCGCACTGCAAGAAGGTGAATCAGTCGCTCCCTTATGGTTCGTTTCATTATTTCCGTGATGAGACGTTTTTCTTTCTGCTTCTGTCCATTAGTTGGTTTTTCAACTTTGGGCTGTGTTTGTTGCTGCTTTGGTGGTCCTTGATTTGTTTGCTGGAACACCGGCCTGGGTTGCAAAACTTGAGGCTTCCTGATCTGGTTCATCGATAACGATTCGTTCTTTTTCACAGTTTCGGCTGTTGGCGGTTTGGGTAAGGATGAAGGTGGCAGAATAGCTGGCGTTTTCACTTTAATCTTCCGTCCAATGTCTTTTTGATCTGGACGGATCTCACgaatacatttgtttttctGCACCTCTTCAAAAGCAGCCATGCGGTTCTTTGTCGTTTCGTAGACATCGTCATTCGCCTTGATTCTCATCTTCTGTTTAATGTGCCCAACGCTGGTGATTTGCTCATTTTGGCCTTGCTGAATACACTCCATCGGTTCATCTGAATTGGTAATCGCGAAGTTAAACTGTTGAGAACCATCTGTGTGATCGGGGAAAGAAAGACATCCCTCTCCATTGGGCATGATTTTAATCGAGGGTTTAAGGCCAGTTTTATGTTTATTCCGTTGGAACTCCTCAATCGCTCGCAATGCTGAATCGGTCAACCTCACGTAAATGAGCTCTTTGGTGTTGTCAAGTTGCGGCTGAGATAGTTCATACTGTCCGGAGCACAAGGATGTAGCCATTTTTGTTGCTAAGTACACACGCCAAACACTGTACCACTGTAATATTGAATAAAGCACTTCCGGTAATATTAGCACTACGAGAGATTTCTTAATGATTGAACTCAACTGATACGCGTTCGTTTTTGTTAGCGCCTTAggtaaaatttatgaattagCAGACTAAAAGTCAGCCTTAGGTAACATAGTTCCATCAGGTTTCAGAAAACTGATGCTTGAGCACGCTATTAAAACATCGAGAAAAATTTACCTGTTGAGATTTGTTTAGTTATCGTCTCTTTTTGGCTACCTAAAATTGATTTTACATAAACatatagggtaagtgagcctaatttcgctatattatgTAAGAGGTTTTTAGCTTTCATATTAGTAGGCCGAATCATTATTTcttagatgtacaaatttttggtaactaagttccaattttttttctgaactctgttatGGTTTAAAATAACCATTTCAAgctttaatttacaaaaaatttcatgttttataaagtgtgtcaatgttcctaatttggcactaattgttcctaatgttaacatatgggtgttcctaatgttaacatatgaggaaaaatgtatccgcgtacccaatattttttcctgattttgcatatgggtctgttttttaatactttaatgagAACAATCTCAAATCTCaccattttatgaattttacaacgtttttggaatatgaatagagaaataaggactatttaaatcctacacaatattcctttacgctagTTTTCAAGGAACTAgtggatgttgagcttattTAAGTCCAAACTTTATCTTTTccaatttattatatttcaaaaatagaaaattcattgtaatggatacaaataagatacaatcaaacagagcatcatgcaacagcatggttagatgcaacattcgtgtatcacaacacttatttaaattttgtttgagaataatataataaaattaacatttaatgggaacaaaacgatgatgccatagtttctcacatcgtgagatagtttcttgaaatttttgattctcatagaaaattagaaaaatcgaaatttttacattttttgatatcgtaaaaaactttacacagtatgacggattggcttatcACCTACACACTTTATATTggttttattatcctatatcaacactgatggtctataaatatttttggacaatcatttaattttgtttaaataaatatttttaaaattccgataGCAGTCTGCATGCATCGtcatgcaaatcaatgattcacagtttaaatcttgtttcaatatgctggaatatcgttttaaattttgttgttgtattttttatccctaaatgtatacagcaCCCTTAtggtttctttttaaaaaaatcttcgaccaaaaaaatatcgaatttaattcgtacaaaataaaaaaaaacagccgaTCGTGCTTAatcacaaatatataaaaaaatattacttttcacactttttcatttaatttttcattcaaaacaaaggtttttgcaatTTACCCCTTTTACTtaatagggtgaaaatcgcttgttttgaaaatttaaaaataactggtgaagcCATTTATTTTTCTGACTGAGTTTATTTGATGTCCCaataaccttaaaacttttgatgtacaagcggtatgattatctgtgaatATAAggttttaagaagccattgaaatggaaaagtgttgcatgatgccccaggtGGCGGTACACAAcgtattttattataattttttttaaatttttcttttcgattctgttctcgttgagaagctctctgtaacttgataGTTTCCTTTCCTGTCGCGTAGGGTGCGTTCTttacaacctggcgaaaatattttctcaactTTAAAGCTTTGAGAtacactgaagtaaaaaaaaaaatcatgtttaattAACTCAAAACAGTTgattttaacagatcgttgaaaagtaagttaaaaaacaattcaaccaaccaaatttatttcaaatacattctatgactttgatatagtttgggaaacattgactatgtccataattaggaacacattgaaaatagtgttcctaattgtggacataagctttttttagtttttacacgatAAAATCATGATTCTAACATTCTTATTACtcaaatcatgataaaaaacaacccgacgaaaaatttcaaaaaaatcggatgaaaaattcagcttttatcttccatttctaaataggtgttttttaagaaatttgctaacaattccattcaattttgacatactttgaaacaatccggattttacgaaaaattctgtgaattagaaaactaatttgtttgtaaaattaaagttcacatgatccgttacattatcatattttttataattatgataattaaaaaataaggtcaaaaacagtcaaaatcgaacggtatgtTGACATTAggcacacatgccaaattaggaacacttaccctacATATTCCATTCTTCTAACAATATACATATTACCTAAATTGAATGTCATGATTCATGTCGCGTTTTGTACCTTCGCCACCTTAGATATAGTTTAAGAGCTATTTTATGgtcattttatgataatttttggatatttaaaaaaaacgaacattttctatgagaaagcctgtatagaaaaaatggctaaaaaccctatcaaatggttatgTTTCAATAAGAATAAGATCAAAGGGACAGTTGGAGGACCAAGGTAATTATTGcatgatggtaaaatttcatttgtatttgtattgtaaccaacaaatattgagaaatgtttataatttttgcccctaaatgtatgccgcaacattgtcattgtcaattgtttttgaaagaaaacgttgaaaaattcaattgagtccaaacaaaaaaaactgatatgtatttatgttttaagtcttttttgtttattggcatcaaaacaataattttgaagatgttgagatacgttaaaaccatagtgtCCGAAGATACcctgaaacatgaaatctggttttgtaacaatcATTTAGTTGCAGTCACAAATGTCGTTTAAATATTCTGCTAtaaatgatcatgctttatacttcCCGATAaggagagaaaaactaaattatatcaagaagagatattttgatactaattttttcctatctaaatgagttattattcagtactcgtaggatgttaaaataactcaaattatatcaaaaaatctttgcaatcatagctaaattatattaattttagatatgctcctttcaagattatatctcattcagatagcatagtttgatattggacagaacaaaacctatcaaaattataacttatcaagatatgagtgctacgagaaaattttctagtgggatgtcaataaaccacattatttgctaaaaccatgccccatttttggtttcccgaaacttggattaaattttatgaatctgttgagtgAAATTACTCATaaacgtacggtttgggccgttggcttcgatgtccgtgtttcataaaaagttgtacgtttatcaaaataagatataatcatttttattttgggacaatccgaaaaaaatcttgatcattgaatatgggctaaaccccattcaagtctgtcaatcagaataagatataattcggaTTGGAGAAAcattaaatcgaaaatttggagtacttaattataactgaatcagatgtaaatatcttggtgagatatgttcgagttattattttgatatgctctcctgatcgggttctTATCGCAGTAAGTGTTTTGAAataagtgttacaaaaaagcaaccgcttcaaaaatattagaaaatgaattaaaaaagtgatcaatgttcccttAGTTTACGGTACAGTTTCATTTTTgcataacatttgagttatacCTCTAACAGTAGCACACTCATGGCAAGTGAAAATCTAGAATCCTCGCATTTGATCCGCCATGTGTTGAAAAAACTAAAGCTTAAGTATGGACTAaactagggataccatacgaactcttttaagagtacattgTATGATTCTACATTGATCGGATTCTTCGATCATCTTTCGGacagcaatttcaaaaactttacttAAATGCAACCGTTACCGCCAAAATTCGTTAATCGACTGACTCTTTCACGAACattcatttttcatctttttttttctttttactctTTCTAAAAAGGCCTTTTACACACTCAACAAATAGTATTAAATTTGATCACAATATTGATCACATTGTTTAACCATTTTTTCTATTCAGTTCTGATATGGTTCATCTATATCCTACAATCTCCTTCGCCCCTACTCTTCGACTTTGATGATATGAGAGACTGCTTATAagaattttcagaaatgtttttttttttgcataaaaacaataaacataatattcaataggttgaaaaactattttaaataattttctacaACGATGTCAGAAATATTGAATCTTCACTATATGAATTGAACTTTGCCGTACATAAAGCACaaatcactacaaatctggacgcattaaaaagggtttatctcggagctatgtaaaagaaataaaaatgttttgtgctcaaattgtagggtttttacttttaaggaaaaataatgaaaaaattattcagatgttgttttgatgaattttcgtacttttcgtcgagaaccactcatctaagtttggacaccctattcacttaCCTCAGCGGCCATTCATTGCcccagcggccattttgttccacaattt is a window encoding:
- the LOC129737936 gene encoding RNA polymerase II elongation factor Ell-like; amino-acid sequence: MATSLCSGQYELSQPQLDNTKELIYVRLTDSALRAIEEFQRNKHKTGLKPSIKIMPNGEGCLSFPDHTDGSQQFNFAITNSDEPMECIQQGQNEQITSVGHIKQKMRIKANDDVYETTKNRMAAFEEVQKNKCIREIRPDQKDIGRKIKVKTPAILPPSSLPKPPTAETVKKNESLSMNQIRKPQVLQPRPVFQQTNQGPPKQQQTQPKVEKPTNGQKQKEKRLITEIMKRTIRERLIHLLAVRPFKKPELVFKIRQDGARKQELDCLLQVVMSIASLRDNAYHLNRNAWNDVREDWPFYSEQDRQLVKARKPQTMAPPASSSDSGSSSDKSPTKKTGDDKALMIGCKKPAEAENSDYVLPNAKRARVSHYKKPNCSDAKKESSGSSSIPKSEDSSDNSADFKKPLMIQKNRKSEPIVINKAKSNTNITATTKKQPNDKRKSTPSASNESKKAAKPDSSTTDYTKQFTKVTTLVERRRYKEAFEKQIKEYNTLLGIVNAVTHKFDQLEQEMEQQKNNPKRRNEIKQQILNQYKENIECEKFQKTKLQLQYLHQKLSHIKKMVRDFDQDFRSGAAV